CACCGATCACCGCGCCCTTGCTCCGGCCGCTGCTGCTCGGCTCCTCCCCCGGCTGCGGCCGGGAGTGCTCGGCGTAGCGGGCCTGCTGGGTGGGCGCGGCACCGTACTCGGCCTGCTGCGGCACGCCGACCGGCTGACCGTACGGGCCCTGCGGCTGGCCGCCCGGGTAACCCTGCGGCGCCGCCGGCTGACCGTACGGCTGCTGCGCCCGCGGCGGCCCCGCCTGCGGGTAGTGCTGGCCGTACTGCGCCCGCCCGACCTCCATGGGACGGCTGTACGGCGTGCGGGGGACCCCCTGCTGCGGCTCGGCCGGCTGCCCGGTGGAGCCGTCGGCCGGGCGGTAGAGGTAGCCGAACGGGTCGTCGTCCTGCGGGGCACCGCCCCCCTGGCCCTCGGGCACTCCGTTGCTGCCGTCGGTCGTCACGGTGGTCTGCTCCCCCATCCGTTGCGCGCCGCCGGACTGTGGGCTGCGCAGATCATGGACGCTGTCGTACCGGGCACCCTACCTGTCCCGTGTGACGGCTGGAAAAGAACCCTTGACAACTCACGGGTAACCTCGTCGGACCTCAGGCCACCGAGCCCCGCAGCGCCGAGCCCGGCATCGCCCCGGCCCGCCCGGCCTCAGCCCGCCCGCCGGTGCGAACGCTCGCCCCGCGCCCCGCGCACCGCCCCTCCCCGGGCCCGCTTCTCGTCGTACATCCGCTCGTCCGCGGTGTGCAGCACCTCCTCGATGCTCATCCCGCAGCCGGCCCAGCCGATCCCGAGGCTGACCCCCACCCGCATCGCCCGCCCGTCGATCCGCATCGGCGGGATGATCGCGTTGCGCAGCCGGTGGGCGAGGTCCTTCGCCTCCTCCCGGCCGATGCCGTCGGCCAGCACCACGAACTCGTCGCCGCCGAGCCGGGCCACCGTGTCGCCGTCCCGGACGGCCTGGCTCAGCCGCCGGGCGACCTCGACCAGCACCGCGTCACCCGCGTTGTGGCCGAAGCGGTCGTTGATCGACTTGAAGCCGTCCAGGTCGCAGAAGAGCACCGCGAGCCCCTTCTCCGCCGCGGCCGCGCCGCCGGAGCGGAACGGCGCGGACCAGGCCTCGCCGCCGGGCCCGTGGTCGGCCGGGACCACCGCGTGCACGTGCTCCCCGTAGCCCGGGCCGAGGCCGGGCGGCAGTCCGCCCTCGGGCAGCCCGTAGCCGTGCACCGGCCCGGCGTACGGGTCCGCGCCCTCCAGCGCGTCGTGGGCGGTGTGGGCGCTGTAGGAGTCGCCCGGGTAGCCGTACGGCGGCGGGTAGGCCGCCTCGGCCGGCACGGCGGCCGCGCCGACCGGCTGCGGCTGGGCGCAGAGCCGACGGGCCAGCCTGGCCTTCAGCTCGGCGCCGTTGGGCAGGCCGGTGAGGGCGTCGTGGCTGGCCCGGTGGGCGAGCTGGAACTCGTGCCGCTTGCGGTCCTCGATGTCCTCGACGTGGGTGAGCAGGAAGCTCGGCCCCTCGGCCGCGTCCGCCACGATCGAGTTGCGCAGACAGACCCACTGGTAGCCGCCGTCCCGCCGGGACAGCCGCAGTTCCGCCCGGCCGCTCTCGGCGCTGGTGCGCTCCAGCAGGGCACGGTCCTCGGGGTGGACGAGGTCGGCGAAGCTCTGCTGGCGCAGCACCGCCCGGGGGCGGCCGAGCAACCGACACAGCGCGTCGTTGACCCTGGTCAACTGGCCGCGCCCGGCGCCGTGCAGTTCGGTGATGGCCATCCCGCTGGGGGCGTACTCGAAGGCCTGGCGGAAGCTTTCCTCGCTGGCCCGCAGCGCCTGTTGCTCCTTCTCCAGGCGGGCCAGCGCGCGCTGCATCTCGGCCCGCAGCCGGGCGTTGCCGATCGCGATCGAGGCCTGCAGGGAGAACATCTCCAGCGCTTCGCGGGTCCAGGCCCCGGGTCGTTTGCCGCTGCGCGGGCGATCCACCGAGAGCACCCCGAGCAGGTCGCCGCCGGCGCTGTACATCGGCGCGAGCAGCCCGTCGGCGGGGTGCCAGTCGTTGGCGTACACGGGCAGCGCGCCGTCCCCGATCCAGCGCGGGATGTCGCTGGCGACGGCCCAGCCGCGGTCGTACGGCAGGAAGCGCAGGGTGCCCCAGTGGTCGCTGACGCCGAGCAGCCGGTCCCAGGACTCCCGGGAGCCGACCTGCCCGAGCAGGACGGAGGGCCCGCCCATCGGGCTCTCCTCCAGTTCCCAGACGGCCGCCACCACGAGGTCGCCGTCCGGCCGGACCAGGCTGACCGCGGCGGCGTCGAAGCCGAGCCCGTGCACCGCGCCCTCGACGACGGCCTGCAGCGTGCCCGCGAGGCTGCGGGCAGCGTTGAGGTCCGCCACGACCCGGTGCAAGGTGCGGAGGGTCGCGAGACGGACGTACGGCTCCGACTCGGCTTCCATGCGGGGGCTCCCCGGCTGCTTCGGATAGTTCTTGATTGGTTATCGTCCGATTGCCAGAAGAACTGAATCACAGGGAGCACAGCGTTCGGCACGCTCGGTCAGCAATAGGCCGCCACTTGTGACTTAAATCACACGACACTAATGCGCCCTTAATCAGTTCATCCGCCCCAAACGGGACATCAAGCGCTATCGGACCATTTCCCGTGGTCGACCACCCCGGCCACCGGCTGAAGCCGACTGCCTCCGCCCGTCCCCCCACTTCACTCCCGGGAGTGAGTCCGGCCGCCGGCCGCAACTCCCAGGCTGCGCCGCCGGTCCTACGACCAAGGCCCGATGCCGTTTCCCGCGGGTGACGACTACCGTGCGGTACGTGTACCCGTCACCGCAGCCCGAAGCTGCCTCCCAAGCCACGCCCGACGAGTTCCGGGCAGCACTCTCCCAGCTCGCCGCCGGCGTGAGCCTGGTGACCGTCCACGACCCGGAGGACGGCGAGGACATCGGCATGACCGCCACGTCCTTCCTCTCCGTGTCGCTGGAGCCGCCGCTGGTGCTGGTCTCGGTGCGCGAGGACTCCCGGATGGACGAGGCGCTCTCCCGGGTCGACACCTGGGCGGTCTCGGTGCTGACCGAGGGGCAGAAGACGATCGGCTCGCGGTTCGCCATGAAGGGCCGGCTCAGCGACCGGCTGCTGTTCGCCGACACCGCGCACCACCGCGGCCCGCGCACCGGCGCCCCGCTGATCGAGGGCGCCCTGGCCACCGTCGAGTGCCGCACCGAACAGCGGATACCCGCGGGCGACCACACCCTGCTGATCGGCCGCGTCCTGGAGGCCGCCGTACCCGACCCGGGCGGCCGCCCGCTGCTCTACTTCCGCGGCGGCTACCGCGCCCTGGGCTGAGCCGCCGGCGCGCCCTACTCGCCGCCCCGCGGCGCCTGGCGGCCCTGCTTCAGCTCGGAGCGGTGCCGCTTGTTGAACAGCCGGCGCTCGACCATCCCCCGGCTCGGCCGGGTCGCCCGCCGGGCCTTCGGCGGCGGCGCGCAGGCCTCGGTCAGCAGCGCCGACAGCCGGGCCGCGGCCGCCTCCCGGTTGCGCCACTGCGAGCGGAACTCCGACGCGTGGACCACCAGCACCCGGCCGTCCGCCAGCCGCCCGGCCAGCCGCTCCAGGGCGCGCTCGCGCCACACCTCGGGCAGCGCCCTGGTGGCCGCCAGGTCGAACCGCAGCTCGACCTTGGAGTCCGAGGTGTTGACGTGCTGGCCACCGGGGCCGGAAGAACGGGAGAAGCGCCAGACGAGCTCGGCGTCGGGGACGACCACCGACCCCCGTACGCGGATGGGCTCAGGCATGCGCCCATCATCCCGCTCCCACCCCGCCCGGTCACCCGGTTATCGGGGACTCGCCCGACCCCCGACAATGGCCTACGTGATCGAGCTCGGCTACTCCCTCTCCAACCGCTTCCCCGACCCCCCGCAGACGGACTACCGCTCCGCGTCGGTGCACGCCCTGCGGTACGACCTGTTCTGCGGCGACGTCTACCTGGACGCCGAGGGCGCGGAGCTGTCCACCGCCTGGGGCTGGGTGCCGGTGCTCGACTTCGCCTGGGCCCTGTGCGACATCGCCGAGCAACTCGACCGCGACCCGGACGGCAGCCGGGCCGCCCGGGTGCAGACCGCCGACCTCGACTTCACCCAGAACACCGAGCTGCTGCGCTTCGCCCGCCGCTTCAACTGGGTCGAGGTCACCGCGACCTGGCTGCCCGACGAGCCGCCGGCCGTGATCCGGCACAGCGACCTGCGCCGCGAGGCCCGGGACTTCCTCCAGGACACCCTCGCCGACCTCTTCGACATGCACCCCGATCTGGCCGACAACCCGAACATCTGGTCGCTGCAGGGCCGGTTCCGCCGAATCTGAGCCCCGTCTTTGCCCGGGCTTTGCCCTGCCATTTGGCCTGCGCGAAGAATTCACGGTCCCCGTGGAACCAAGCCGCCGGAGTATTGCGTTGTCCCGGGGAAAAGCGCACGAAGCGAACGAAGGGACTGCAATCGCCATGCCAGTGAGCCTCTCCAAGGGTGGCAACGTCTCGCTGACCAAGGAGGCCCCCGGCCTGTCCGCGGTCACCGTCGGCCTGGGCTGGGACGTCCGCACCACGACCGGCGCCGAGTTCGACCTCGACGCCAGCGCGATCGTGCTGAACGCGGACGGCAAGGTGCTGTCCAACGCCCACTTCGTCTTCTTCAACAACACCAGCACGCCGGACAACACCGTCGTGCACACCGGTGACAACCGCACCGGCGAGGGCGCGGGCGACGACGAGTCGATCAACATCAACCTGTCCGGCCTCCCGGCCGAGGCCGCCAAGATCACCTTCCCGGTCACCATCTACGACGGCATCGCCCGCGGCCAGAACTTCGGCCAGGTCCGCAACGCCTACATCCGCGTGGTGAACGCCGCCGGCGGCGCCGAGATCGCCCGCTACGACCTCTCCGAGGACGCCGCCACCGAGACCGCGATGATCTTCGGCGAGCTCTACCGCAACGGCGGCGAGTGGAAGTTCCGCGCCGTCGGCCAGGGCTACGCCTCCGGCCTGGCGGGCATCGCCCAGGACTTCGGCGTCCAGCTCTGAGGCACCGGCGCCCCCTCTGACGACGCCGCGGCGCGGGAAGCCGGTCCGTCCGACTTCCCGCGCCGCGGCGTTCGTCCAGGTCCCTCAGCGCGAGGCGCGCAGCTCCGGCAGCTGGATCAGCTCGGTCTCGTCCTCCGGCGTCAGGTCCACCACGGTCGGCTCGCCCTGCTCCGGCAGCTCGGCCGGCAGCTCCGCCGACTCCACGGCCCGCGCGCCGTCCACCGGCGCGCCCGCCGCGGCGGCCCGGGCCTCGGCCTCGGCCTTGGCGGCCACCGCCTCGTCGCCCACCACGTCCGCCAGGTCGGCCCGCTCGCCCAGCTCGGCGACGCTGCCCACCGCCGGCGCCGGGGCCGCCGGACGCACCGCTGCGCCCTGGCCACGACCGAAGAAGCTGAAGCCCTGCCCGCGCACCTGCCCGGACTGCGCCGGACGCGGCCGCTGCCGCTCCGTCGGCACCGGCGCCGCGGCCTGGACGGCCGGCGTCCCGCCCAGCTGACCGACCGTCGCGGTCAGCGCCGGACGCACCGGCGCGGGCTGTACGGACGTGGGCTGCACGGACGCGGACCGCATCCCGGGCTCGGCCACCGGCGCCTGCGCCGGCGTGGGCACCGCGGGCGCCACCGGAGCGGGCACGGCCACCGGGGCCGTCTGCACAGCCGGGGCAGCCACCGCGGCGACCGCCGGGGCCGCCGCCGGGCCCACCGGCGCAGCCGGCGCCGTACGCGCCCGCAGCGCGACCTCCGAGCCCGCCGTCAGCGCCCGCCGCGCCTCCTGCTCCGCCGCCCGGCGCTCCAGCAGCCGCAGCACGGCCGCGGCGCGCACGTAGGCGGCCGGGCTGGCCGGGTACTTGGGGCGGCTCGCGGCGAGCGCCCGCTGGGCCGCCTCGGCCTCCTTGAGCGCCTGCTCGGCCACCGACACGGCCCGCTCCCGCAGCAGCCGGGCGATCTCGGTCTCGGCCTTCGCCAGCCGCGACTTCTCCGCCGTCAGCCGCCGGCCGAAGCGGGTGGCCCGCTCCTCGGCGACCTCCGCCGCGTACTCGGCCTCCGCCAGCTGCTCCTCGAACCGCTCCTCGGCCCGCAGCCGCTGCGCCGCGGACATCTCGGCGGCCGCCCGGGCCGCCTTGTCCCGCTGGCGCAGCAGCAGCGCGAAGCCGAGCGTCGCGATCACCGCCGCGATCCCCACCGAGCGCACCAGGATGGTGTCCTGACTGAAAAGCAGAGCGGCCAGTGCGGCTACCAGCAGTACGCCGGCGGCGGTGGGGGGAAACACCCGGCCGAGGACGGAGGAATGACGGTGGCGTCCGCGAGACATGCCAAGAAACTAGCGTGCGAATTGGGGCTCTGTCAGCCCAGGGTCCCGTTCCACCCTTGACAGGGTGCGGTTTTTACCGCACGTGCCCGGGTTTTCACTCAAGATCACCAAGAAAGCCCTGCTCAGCGGTGCGAGGCCGCCGGACCGCCCGAGCCGTTCGGGCCGTCGTGGTTCTCCGGCAGCTTGCAGACGTGCTGGACCCAGAGCGCCGCGGCGATCACCGCGGCCCCCGCCAGCACCGCGAACCCGGCCGTGACGGCCTGATCCTTGCGGGCCGACACGTCCAGCTCCCCCAGCAGGTAGATCCCCGCGCCCGCGTAGATGCCGGTGACCACGGCCGAGACCAGCGCACTGGCCTGCCCCAGCACCACCGCCCGGGCCGCGAGCAGCGGGTCGACCCCCTTGGCGCCGGGCTGGCGCTCGCGCACCGCCTTCAGCCGGGCCCGCAGCGACAGCCCGGTCGCCAGCAGGATCACCGCCACCACCCCCAGCACGATCGGCGCCGCGCCCGGCACGGCCGGCAGCGTGTCCAGGGAGGCCCAGAGCTTGGAGCCTGCCCAGGACAGCGCCGTCGTGGCGGCGGTGATGCCGATCAGCAGGCGGAGGCGAAGCAGCTTCACTCGGAGCAGGTCCTTCCCGGGGTACCAGAGCCGGCCGCCCGCCCGGTGGCCCGACGCGACGGCGCCAGGCCACCGTACCGGGCCCGGCCGGGCGGACACCCGCGCGTACGACGGTCACCTACTCGTACGGCCGGACCCCCGGCCGAGTTCCCCGGGACCCTTACTCGCCCACTCGCCCTCGAACCCGGCTCGGGGCGGGGCGGGGACTCGCCCGCTCGCCTGCGGGCCGCTCCGGCCCGGAGGGGTTCGGCAGCCCGGTCCGCTACTCCGGCAGCGTCAGCCGGATGTCGTCGCGGCGTTTCACGCCCTGCGCGTCCGCCCCGCCGAGCGCGCCCAGCAGCGCGTCGACCCGCCCGTGCCCGGGCACCTCGGCCTCCGGCTGGGCGTCCAGCCACGGGGCGAGCACGAAGGCCCGCTCGTGCGAGCGCGGGTGCGGCAGCAGCAGCTGCGGGTCGTCGCTGAGCACGCCCTCGTAGGCCAGGATGTCGACGTCCAGGGTGCGCGGACCCCAGTGGACGGTCCGCACCCGCCCGAAGGCGTCCTCGATCGCGTTGCCGCGCTCCAGCAGGTCCCGCGGGGGCAGCGAGGTGCGCAGCACCACGACCGCGTTGTAGTAGTTCGGCTGTTCCTCGGGGCCGCCGACGGCCTCGGTCTCGTAGACCGCGGAGACGGCCTTGATCTTCAGCCCCGGGGTGTCGGCGAGCGCGTCGACGGCGCCCTGCAGGGTGTCCAGCCGGTTGCCCAGGTTGCTGCCGAGCGCGACGACCGCGCAGCGCTGGCTGTGCAGCGTGGTGTCGGCGGAGTCCACCCGGCTCTCCAGGTCGAACGCGTTCGGCGCGGCGGTCGGGTCGCTGGTACTCATCGCAAGTCCTCTGCATCGGATACCGGGCGCGCGGTGGCGGTCATGCGCGGCCCCGGTGGATGGTCACGGTCACGTCGTCGAACGGCACGGTGATCGGGGCGTCCGGCTTGTGCACGGTGACCTCGACCTCCTCGACCGCTTCGTGCTTGAGGCACTGGTCGGCGATGCGCTGGGCCAGGGTCTCGATCAGGTCGACCGGCTCCCCGGCGATGATCGCCGTGACCTCCTCGGCCACGATGCCGTAGTGCGCCGTGCGGGTGAGGTCGTCTCCGGACGCGGCGGGGCGGGTGTCCAGGTACAGCACGAGGTCGACCACGAAGGTCTGGCCCTCGACGCGCTCGCGCTCGAAGACGCCGTGGTGGCCCCGGGCTCGCAGCCCCCGCAGGGTGACGCGGTCCAGCAAACGAATCACTGCTCCCAGTCGGACGGGCCCCGCCCGGAGAAAAGGCATGGACGGGCAGGGCGAAGGCGGGCAGCACGCCCGCCACTCCGTTTCGAATCTACCCGCGAGCACGGACAACGCCTGACCGTCCTACCCGGCAGCAAACGACGCCACGCGCACCGGAATGGCGATTGACGTGAACGTTCGGTGACCACTCGGGAATTCCCGGGCGGCTTCCCGGCACGGCATTTCCGCAGTCGCCGGAATCAGTCCTCGTCGTCCTCGTCACCGCTGGTCAGAACGGGTGAACCGTGGTGCGACCAGAGCTTCCACCCGGCCGGGGTACGGCGGAACAGATTCGTCGAGACCACCTTTCCGCCGACCAGCGGTCCGAGTTCGCCCTCTTCCTCCGCCTCACCGCCGGAGAGGATGTTCTCCGTGCACGTGACAAGGGCCACATCACCGTGGACCTCGGCCTCGACATCGGTCAGGAAGAACTGGATGTACTCCGTGTTCGCCATGATCAACATGTACGAACGGGTCACCTGCGCCCGCCCGCGCAGCACCGGCCAGCCGGGGTGCACGCACACCACGCCGCCCTTGTCGTCGGCGTCCGCGGCGCCGAGCCAGGCGTCCTCGACCGCCTCCAGGTCGCCCCGCTCCAACGCCTCGTAGAGTCCTCGGTTCGCCGCGAGCACGGCCTCCAGGTCCGCCTCGCGGGCCCGTCCGGCCGTACCGCCGCTCAACCTGCCGTCACCTGTCACAGACCCTCCCTCACCCCGCCGTCCTTGCCCGTCGTCGGGCAGGTGTGGCCCAGCCGCGCCGCGCGCTGCCAGGCCGCGACCACCCGGACGGCGTCCGCCGTGCCGGACACGTCGTGCACCCGCACCGCCCAGGCCCCGGCCCGGGCCGACAGCACCGACACCGCGGCCGTCGCGTCGTCGCGCTCCCGCGGCGGGCGCAGTTCCCCGGTTGCCGGGTCGGCGAGCAGCGTACCCAGGAACCGCTTGCGCGAAGCCGCCACGAGGACGGGACGGCCGAGCGCGGTGAGCGCGTCCAGCCGGCCGAGCAGCGCCCAGTTGTGCTCGGCGGTCTTGGCGAAACCGAGCCCCGGGTCGAGGATCAGCTGGTCCTCCTTGACGCCGGCCGCCAGCAGCGCGTCCACCCGGTCGGTCAGCTCGGCGACCACGTCGCGCACCACGTCACCGTAGACGGCCAGCTTGTCCATGTCGGCGGACTGCCCGCGCCAGTGCATCACCACGAAGGGCGCGCCGGTCTCGGCGACCACCCGGGCCATCGCCGGGTCGGCGAGCCCGCCGGAGACGTCGTTGACGACCGCGGCACCGGCCTCGACGGCCCGCTCGGCGACCGAGGCGCGCATGGTGTCCACCGACACCGTCACCCCGGCGTCGGCGAGCTCGCGCACCACCGGGATCACCCGGCGCAGCTCCTCGTCCTCGGGCACCCGCTGCGAGCCCGGCCGGGTCGACTCGCCCCCGACGTCGACCAGGTCCGCGCCGCGGGCCCGCAGGGCCAGCCCGTGCGCGATCGCCTTGGCGGGGTCGTGCCAGAGCCCGCCGTCCGAGAAGGAGTCGGGCGTGACGTTGACCACGCCCATCACGGCACAGCGTTCGAGCCGCGGCAGACCGGCCGGCAACGAGAAGGACGGCATTTCGCTCATGCTCCCCATTATCGAACGGGGCCCCCGCCGAGGATCCTCGGCGGGGGCCCCGTTCACGGCGGCCGTTCACAGCAACCGGCCTCAGGCGGCCTCGGTGACCTCGCCGGAGGACGGGACCGGCATCAGCCCCTCGCGCTGGCGCTTGCGGCCCAAGCGCGGCATGCCGAGGGTGATGAAGGCCTCCGCCTGCATCGCGGCGAAGCCGATCCGCGGCAGGTCCCGGGTGTTCGGGAAGACCAGGAAGCGCGGCTCCCACTCCGGCTGGAACTTGGCGTTGAACTTGTACAGCGACTCGATCTGGAACCAGCGCGACAGGAACACCAGCAGCCCGCGCCAGGCGCGCAGCACCGGTCCGGCCCCGATCCGCTCGCCGCGGGCCAGCGCCGAGCGGAACATCGCGAAGTTGAGCGACACCCGGCGGATGCCCATCGCCGGCACCGCCTGCAGGGCGGCGACGATCAGCAGCTCGTTCAGGCCCGGGTCGGCGGCGCGGTCGCGGCGCATCAGCTCCAGCGAGATGCCGTCGGGCCCCCAGGGCACGAAGTGCAGCACGGCCTTCAGGTCGTCGCCGCTCTCGCCCTCCTCCGGGTCCTTGTGGGCGGTGACGACCACGCAGCCGTCGTCCAGCGGGTCGCCGAAGCGGCCCAGCGCCATCGAGAAGCCGCGCTCGGTGTCCGTGCCGCGCCAGCGGGCGGCGGCGTCGGCGATCCGGTACTTCTCCTGCGCGGTGAGCTCGGAGACCCGGCGCACCTTGCAGGAGTAGCCGTTGCGCTCGATCCGCTTGACCATCTGGCGGACGTTGCGCATGGCCCGGCCGGCGAGCGAGAAGGTGGCGGTGTCGACGATCGCCTCGTCGCCCAGCTCCAGCGCGTCCAGGCCCGCCTCGCGGGTCCAGACCTCGCCGCCGACTTCACTGCAGCCCATCACGGCCGGCACCCAGGCGTGCTCGCGGGCCTCGGCCATGAACACCTTGATCGCGCCCGGCCAGGCCTCGACGTCGCCGACCGGGTCGCCGGAGGCCAGCATCACGCCGGAGACCACCCGGTAGGAGATCGCGGCCTTCCCGGTGGGCGAGAACAGCACGCTCTTGTCGCGGCGCAGCGCGAAGTAGCCGAGCGAGTCGCGCTCGCCGTGCTTGCTCAGCAGGGCGCGGACCTTCTCCTCGTCCTCCGCGGTGAGCTCGGGCTTGGGCTTGCCCGGGCGCAGCGCCAGGTAGGCGGTGGTGAAGGCGGTCAGCAGGCCCAGCCCGCCGAGCAGGTAGGCGACCAGGTCGGACATCCGCTCGTTGGTGTAGCGGATCGGGCCCTCGAAGCCGAACAGCCCGTACCCGACGTGCTGCAGGCGCTCGCCCAGGCCCGGGTGGCCGAACTCGTACTTGGTGCGGGTGCTCACAATCAGCAGGCCGAGCAGCACGCTGAGGACGCCCATGACGACCAGGTTGACCACCGCGCGCCAGCGGGTGCGCGGGTCGGCCTTGGCGTAGAACTCGCGCTGGTGCACCAGCATCACCGCGAACACGGCCAGCGAGACGACCGCCGGGCCGACCTGGTGCCAGCGCACGATGTGCAGCGCCGCACCGACCGGCAGCAGCACGCAGACGGCCCGCCAGGCCCGCCGCTTGCGCCGGCGCAGCGCGTGCGCGAGCGGCACCAGCAGGATCCCGACCATCAGCGTGCCGACCGCGGCCAGGCTGGTGGTGCCGCCGGGCAGCTGGCCGGCGAAGGTGTGCATCTTGGTGTGCCGGAGCTTGGGGAACACCGCGCTGGCGATATCGACCAGCCCGATCAGGAGGCAGGTGTAGCCGACCGCGCCCGGGAGCCAGGCCCTCGGCACGGCGGCCGCCTGGGTACGCAGCGTCTGCAGGCCGCGACGACGGCGCGGCGGCTGCTCGGGGCTCG
The genomic region above belongs to Streptomyces sp. 1331.2 and contains:
- a CDS encoding phosphatidylglycerol lysyltransferase domain-containing protein, which gives rise to MSVPVSVEPSPEQPPRRRRGLQTLRTQAAAVPRAWLPGAVGYTCLLIGLVDIASAVFPKLRHTKMHTFAGQLPGGTTSLAAVGTLMVGILLVPLAHALRRRKRRAWRAVCVLLPVGAALHIVRWHQVGPAVVSLAVFAVMLVHQREFYAKADPRTRWRAVVNLVVMGVLSVLLGLLIVSTRTKYEFGHPGLGERLQHVGYGLFGFEGPIRYTNERMSDLVAYLLGGLGLLTAFTTAYLALRPGKPKPELTAEDEEKVRALLSKHGERDSLGYFALRRDKSVLFSPTGKAAISYRVVSGVMLASGDPVGDVEAWPGAIKVFMAEAREHAWVPAVMGCSEVGGEVWTREAGLDALELGDEAIVDTATFSLAGRAMRNVRQMVKRIERNGYSCKVRRVSELTAQEKYRIADAAARWRGTDTERGFSMALGRFGDPLDDGCVVVTAHKDPEEGESGDDLKAVLHFVPWGPDGISLELMRRDRAADPGLNELLIVAALQAVPAMGIRRVSLNFAMFRSALARGERIGAGPVLRAWRGLLVFLSRWFQIESLYKFNAKFQPEWEPRFLVFPNTRDLPRIGFAAMQAEAFITLGMPRLGRKRQREGLMPVPSSGEVTEAA
- the arfB gene encoding alternative ribosome rescue aminoacyl-tRNA hydrolase ArfB — its product is MPEPIRVRGSVVVPDAELVWRFSRSSGPGGQHVNTSDSKVELRFDLAATRALPEVWRERALERLAGRLADGRVLVVHASEFRSQWRNREAAAARLSALLTEACAPPPKARRATRPSRGMVERRLFNKRHRSELKQGRQAPRGGE
- a CDS encoding nuclear transport factor 2 family protein produces the protein MSGGTAGRAREADLEAVLAANRGLYEALERGDLEAVEDAWLGAADADDKGGVVCVHPGWPVLRGRAQVTRSYMLIMANTEYIQFFLTDVEAEVHGDVALVTCTENILSGGEAEEEGELGPLVGGKVVSTNLFRRTPAGWKLWSHHGSPVLTSGDEDDED
- the folP gene encoding dihydropteroate synthase; translation: MSEMPSFSLPAGLPRLERCAVMGVVNVTPDSFSDGGLWHDPAKAIAHGLALRARGADLVDVGGESTRPGSQRVPEDEELRRVIPVVRELADAGVTVSVDTMRASVAERAVEAGAAVVNDVSGGLADPAMARVVAETGAPFVVMHWRGQSADMDKLAVYGDVVRDVVAELTDRVDALLAAGVKEDQLILDPGLGFAKTAEHNWALLGRLDALTALGRPVLVAASRKRFLGTLLADPATGELRPPRERDDATAAVSVLSARAGAWAVRVHDVSGTADAVRVVAAWQRAARLGHTCPTTGKDGGVREGL
- a CDS encoding TerD family protein, which gives rise to MPVSLSKGGNVSLTKEAPGLSAVTVGLGWDVRTTTGAEFDLDASAIVLNADGKVLSNAHFVFFNNTSTPDNTVVHTGDNRTGEGAGDDESININLSGLPAEAAKITFPVTIYDGIARGQNFGQVRNAYIRVVNAAGGAEIARYDLSEDAATETAMIFGELYRNGGEWKFRAVGQGYASGLAGIAQDFGVQL
- the folB gene encoding dihydroneopterin aldolase, which gives rise to MDRVTLRGLRARGHHGVFERERVEGQTFVVDLVLYLDTRPAASGDDLTRTAHYGIVAEEVTAIIAGEPVDLIETLAQRIADQCLKHEAVEEVEVTVHKPDAPITVPFDDVTVTIHRGRA
- a CDS encoding flavin reductase family protein yields the protein MRYVYPSPQPEAASQATPDEFRAALSQLAAGVSLVTVHDPEDGEDIGMTATSFLSVSLEPPLVLVSVREDSRMDEALSRVDTWAVSVLTEGQKTIGSRFAMKGRLSDRLLFADTAHHRGPRTGAPLIEGALATVECRTEQRIPAGDHTLLIGRVLEAAVPDPGGRPLLYFRGGYRALG
- the folK gene encoding 2-amino-4-hydroxy-6-hydroxymethyldihydropteridine diphosphokinase, which translates into the protein MSTSDPTAAPNAFDLESRVDSADTTLHSQRCAVVALGSNLGNRLDTLQGAVDALADTPGLKIKAVSAVYETEAVGGPEEQPNYYNAVVVLRTSLPPRDLLERGNAIEDAFGRVRTVHWGPRTLDVDILAYEGVLSDDPQLLLPHPRSHERAFVLAPWLDAQPEAEVPGHGRVDALLGALGGADAQGVKRRDDIRLTLPE
- a CDS encoding GGDEF domain-containing protein yields the protein MEAESEPYVRLATLRTLHRVVADLNAARSLAGTLQAVVEGAVHGLGFDAAAVSLVRPDGDLVVAAVWELEESPMGGPSVLLGQVGSRESWDRLLGVSDHWGTLRFLPYDRGWAVASDIPRWIGDGALPVYANDWHPADGLLAPMYSAGGDLLGVLSVDRPRSGKRPGAWTREALEMFSLQASIAIGNARLRAEMQRALARLEKEQQALRASEESFRQAFEYAPSGMAITELHGAGRGQLTRVNDALCRLLGRPRAVLRQQSFADLVHPEDRALLERTSAESGRAELRLSRRDGGYQWVCLRNSIVADAAEGPSFLLTHVEDIEDRKRHEFQLAHRASHDALTGLPNGAELKARLARRLCAQPQPVGAAAVPAEAAYPPPYGYPGDSYSAHTAHDALEGADPYAGPVHGYGLPEGGLPPGLGPGYGEHVHAVVPADHGPGGEAWSAPFRSGGAAAAEKGLAVLFCDLDGFKSINDRFGHNAGDAVLVEVARRLSQAVRDGDTVARLGGDEFVVLADGIGREEAKDLAHRLRNAIIPPMRIDGRAMRVGVSLGIGWAGCGMSIEEVLHTADERMYDEKRARGGAVRGARGERSHRRAG
- a CDS encoding DUF3180 domain-containing protein, which translates into the protein MKLLRLRLLIGITAATTALSWAGSKLWASLDTLPAVPGAAPIVLGVVAVILLATGLSLRARLKAVRERQPGAKGVDPLLAARAVVLGQASALVSAVVTGIYAGAGIYLLGELDVSARKDQAVTAGFAVLAGAAVIAAALWVQHVCKLPENHDGPNGSGGPAASHR